CAGTTTAACGGCTGAAGAACTACAATTATTTAACCAATTGTTAGAAAATGACACCAAATTTAAAGAACAATTTGAATTTGAAAAAGATTTAAAACGTGCCATTAAAGAAAAAGAAAGAATCCAACTAAAAGCAAAGCTACAAGATTTTGAAACTGAATTAAAGCACAAATCAACACCAAAAAACAGCAATTACAAGGCTTGGGCAATTGCCGCATCAATTGCCATATTATTGAGTGTAGGTTGGTTTGGATATGATAATTTTTTTAAGGTAAATTATAACGAATTGTATAGCGAAAATTTTCAGCAATACCCCAATACCAGTTACAGCATAACACGCGGTGATATTGACAACACCATTGAACGACAAGCATTTGTAGCCTATGAAACAGGCAATTATCAAACTGCAGTTGACAATTTTGAAAAATTAGATAGTAGTACTAAAGACTATATCGATTTTTACAAGGCTCAGGCCTATTTAAAATTGAATACTACTGATACCGCCAAGCCCCTATTTAAGAAAGTAATTTCTGACAATGTTGAATTTGTGGCCGAAAGTCATTGGTACCTCGCCTTAATTGCAATTAA
The nucleotide sequence above comes from Aureibaculum algae. Encoded proteins:
- a CDS encoding tetratricopeptide repeat protein — protein: MDKEALLTRYFSDSLTAEELQLFNQLLENDTKFKEQFEFEKDLKRAIKEKERIQLKAKLQDFETELKHKSTPKNSNYKAWAIAASIAILLSVGWFGYDNFFKVNYNELYSENFQQYPNTSYSITRGDIDNTIERQAFVAYETGNYQTAVDNFEKLDSSTKDYIDFYKAQAYLKLNTTDTAKPLFKKVISDNVEFVAESHWYLALIAIKEKDKQSAISYLEKLITDYNFNKEKAKELLDKLI